In Natronococcus occultus SP4, the following proteins share a genomic window:
- a CDS encoding bacterio-opsin activator domain-containing protein → MSPSAPTPTTVLEAFDALAGPGTPLTTTEVAGEFDCTNRTIYNKLDALAEDGPLETKKVGSRGRVWWRPSSDPYRADGRAKPEPAEASGRRLFENTDDSPPETPEPDGFDLAADATVRSDGRQRAEKQVAELSRESPEQYRALFESIDEGFCVVETAGDRAEPAEYRIAEANSAFEELSGLEDPVGKTIGEMDVAVDRFWDERYDRVARTGETVRFQRRIEDVGGWFEVCVAPFGDRQKRRVAILFDDSTERKRRAQLLAEQRELLERIAAGAPLEACLSELCTAVSRLGSGVRASILLADDDREAFQCPIAPDLESSWDEGLAGAPIDDLMLGTCGEAVFQGVSVTCENVADDDRWSEEWRELCLENGVRAGRSEPLRGPDGTPVGSFMLCFDEPRTPTEWEQRLVEFGTHVVEIALERERSRCALRESERRLDAFVTTTTDITYRMSPDWTELYELDGQGFIADTDDPFDSWLGEYIPEDEQERVGDAIDEAVETGSSFELEHEVLRVDGTRGWVHSRAVPVRDEDGEITEWFGTGTDVTERKRIEHELRESEERFRAIANLVPDLMWSNDPTGSVTWYNQRWFEYTGKSPEEATGDGWLDPVHPADRERSLETFRNAVEAGEPFQREHRIRRHDGEYRWFLVRARPVEDDDGTITHWFGTATDIHDEHETQASLERLSAASQELIDADSGEIADHVAALACEIFGAEHAALWRYDETTGDLERYDDRIEAGPDVDAVAYPDDLFEMAWDVFVGDEVVVARDPSVSEPAPDVLPLRSKVLIPLGRHGVLCAGSPHPDGIDERTIDLAETVGATVESAWDRAEGERQLANRNEELERLDSLNALIRGIDRALVDADSREAIDGAVCERLAESERYEFAWIGDRDPRTGAITPREFDGVDRGYLETLPFGADETPPDEDPIAEAARTGELRIVSDVAIDPRAASWRETTLDRGGRSCIAIPLVYNGSQYGVLAVYADRPQPDTHDHAVFEELGRTIAHALNAVETKRTLLTDSVIELTIDVRDADSVLSRFAREAECEIEFEGLVPQQAETDRLFFRAATADPEPIRSAASRIPAVAEIDPLRSEDGSFEFEAAITGRTLASNVVENGGIVRSLTVTDETTLLVVDLPAAASARTFVETLREKYSRTDLVSRRTRDRPITTRQDLRNALEERVTDRQREVLETAYRSGFFESPRVRTGRELSETLDITQPTFSHHLREAQRRLCEVAFENA, encoded by the coding sequence ATGAGTCCGTCAGCCCCGACGCCGACCACGGTCCTCGAGGCGTTCGATGCGCTCGCGGGGCCGGGGACGCCCCTGACAACGACCGAGGTCGCCGGCGAGTTCGACTGTACGAACCGGACGATCTACAACAAACTCGACGCGCTCGCCGAGGACGGGCCGCTCGAAACGAAGAAGGTCGGTTCCCGCGGCCGAGTGTGGTGGCGACCGTCGAGTGATCCGTACCGGGCCGACGGGAGAGCCAAACCCGAACCTGCCGAAGCGTCGGGTCGCCGGCTGTTCGAGAACACGGACGACAGCCCGCCCGAGACCCCGGAGCCGGACGGCTTCGATCTCGCCGCGGACGCCACGGTCCGCAGTGACGGACGCCAGCGAGCCGAAAAGCAGGTGGCCGAACTATCGCGCGAGAGCCCAGAGCAGTATCGCGCGCTGTTCGAATCGATCGACGAGGGGTTCTGTGTCGTCGAAACGGCCGGCGACCGAGCGGAACCGGCCGAGTACCGCATCGCTGAGGCGAACTCCGCGTTCGAGGAGCTAAGCGGTCTCGAGGATCCAGTGGGAAAAACCATCGGCGAGATGGACGTGGCCGTCGACCGGTTCTGGGACGAGCGGTACGATCGGGTGGCCCGCACCGGAGAGACTGTCCGCTTCCAACGCCGGATCGAGGACGTCGGAGGGTGGTTCGAGGTGTGTGTGGCCCCCTTTGGCGACCGGCAGAAGCGACGCGTTGCGATCCTGTTCGACGACAGTACCGAGCGCAAGCGGCGAGCACAGTTGCTGGCCGAACAGCGGGAGCTCCTCGAGCGGATCGCCGCGGGAGCTCCGCTCGAGGCGTGTCTCTCGGAGCTGTGTACCGCCGTTTCGCGGCTCGGCTCGGGCGTTCGGGCGAGTATTCTGCTCGCCGACGACGACCGCGAGGCGTTCCAGTGCCCGATCGCTCCGGACCTCGAGTCCTCGTGGGACGAGGGACTGGCAGGCGCCCCGATCGACGATCTCATGCTGGGCACGTGCGGCGAGGCGGTGTTTCAGGGAGTGTCCGTCACCTGCGAGAACGTCGCCGACGACGACCGGTGGTCGGAGGAGTGGCGGGAGCTGTGTCTCGAAAACGGCGTCCGTGCGGGTCGTTCCGAGCCGCTCCGCGGACCGGACGGCACTCCCGTCGGGTCGTTCATGCTCTGTTTCGACGAACCGCGGACGCCAACCGAGTGGGAGCAGCGGCTGGTCGAGTTCGGCACGCACGTCGTAGAGATCGCGCTCGAACGGGAGCGATCGCGTTGTGCGCTCCGCGAGAGCGAACGGCGACTCGACGCGTTCGTGACCACGACCACCGACATCACCTACCGCATGAGTCCCGACTGGACCGAACTGTACGAACTCGACGGCCAGGGGTTCATCGCCGATACGGACGACCCGTTCGACTCCTGGCTCGGCGAGTACATCCCGGAAGACGAGCAAGAACGCGTCGGGGATGCGATCGACGAGGCCGTCGAGACCGGGAGCAGCTTCGAGCTGGAACACGAGGTCCTGCGGGTTGACGGGACGCGAGGATGGGTCCACTCTCGAGCCGTCCCGGTCCGCGACGAGGACGGCGAGATCACCGAGTGGTTCGGGACGGGGACCGACGTGACCGAGCGCAAACGGATCGAACACGAGCTCCGCGAGAGCGAAGAGCGGTTCCGGGCGATCGCGAACCTCGTCCCCGATCTCATGTGGAGTAACGATCCGACCGGTTCGGTAACCTGGTACAACCAGCGGTGGTTCGAGTACACCGGTAAATCGCCCGAGGAGGCTACCGGAGACGGCTGGCTGGACCCCGTCCATCCCGCGGATCGCGAGCGATCACTCGAGACCTTCCGGAACGCCGTCGAGGCGGGGGAACCGTTCCAGCGGGAACACCGTATCCGCCGCCACGACGGCGAGTACCGCTGGTTTCTCGTTCGAGCACGCCCGGTCGAAGACGACGACGGAACGATCACCCACTGGTTCGGTACGGCGACGGACATCCACGACGAACACGAGACGCAAGCGTCCCTCGAGCGACTCAGTGCGGCGAGCCAGGAGCTGATCGACGCCGACAGCGGGGAGATCGCCGATCACGTTGCAGCGCTCGCCTGCGAGATCTTCGGCGCCGAGCACGCCGCGCTGTGGCGGTACGACGAGACCACCGGCGATCTCGAGCGCTACGACGACCGAATCGAGGCCGGACCGGACGTCGACGCCGTCGCATACCCCGACGATCTCTTCGAGATGGCCTGGGACGTGTTCGTCGGCGACGAGGTCGTGGTTGCTCGCGATCCATCCGTTTCCGAACCGGCCCCCGACGTACTCCCCCTCCGGAGCAAGGTCCTGATTCCCCTCGGGCGACATGGGGTGCTCTGTGCCGGCTCGCCACACCCCGACGGGATCGACGAGCGAACGATCGACCTCGCCGAGACGGTCGGGGCGACCGTCGAGTCGGCGTGGGACCGCGCCGAGGGCGAACGCCAACTCGCGAACCGGAACGAGGAACTCGAGCGACTCGACAGCCTCAACGCTCTCATCAGGGGGATCGACCGGGCGCTCGTGGACGCCGACAGTCGCGAGGCGATCGACGGTGCCGTCTGCGAGCGCCTCGCGGAGTCGGAGCGCTACGAGTTCGCCTGGATCGGCGATCGCGATCCCAGGACGGGCGCGATCACGCCACGGGAGTTCGACGGCGTCGACCGAGGCTACCTCGAGACACTCCCGTTCGGCGCCGACGAAACGCCGCCTGACGAGGACCCGATCGCCGAGGCAGCACGAACGGGCGAGCTGCGGATCGTCTCGGACGTCGCCATCGACCCGCGAGCCGCCTCCTGGCGGGAGACGACCCTCGATCGGGGAGGCCGCTCGTGTATCGCCATCCCGCTGGTCTACAACGGCTCGCAGTACGGCGTCCTCGCGGTGTACGCCGACCGGCCCCAGCCGGACACACACGACCACGCCGTGTTCGAAGAACTCGGACGGACGATCGCACACGCGCTCAACGCCGTCGAAACCAAACGAACACTCCTGACCGATAGCGTAATCGAGTTGACGATCGACGTCCGGGATGCCGACAGCGTCCTCTCGCGGTTCGCTCGGGAGGCGGAGTGCGAGATCGAGTTCGAGGGGCTCGTCCCCCAGCAGGCCGAGACCGACCGCCTGTTCTTCCGCGCGGCGACGGCCGATCCGGAGCCGATTCGGAGCGCCGCGTCTCGGATCCCCGCCGTCGCCGAGATCGATCCCCTCCGAAGCGAGGACGGCAGCTTCGAGTTCGAGGCCGCGATCACCGGACGAACCCTCGCGTCGAACGTCGTCGAGAACGGGGGGATCGTTCGGTCGCTGACTGTCACCGACGAGACGACGCTTCTCGTCGTCGACCTCCCCGCGGCAGCGAGTGCCCGAACGTTCGTCGAAACCCTTCGGGAGAAGTATTCCCGTACCGACCTCGTCTCACGACGGACTCGGGACCGTCCGATCACGACCCGGCAGGACCTCCGGAACGCGCTCGAGGAACGGGTCACCGACCGCCAGCGGGAGGTCCTCGAAACCGCGTACCGGAGTGGGTTCTTCGAATCGCCGCGTGTACGGACGGGGCGAGAGCTGTCCGAGACGCTGGATATCACGCAGCCGACCTTCTCGCATCACCTCAGGGAGGCCCAGCGTCGTCTCTGCGAGGTGGCGTTCGAGAACGCCTGA